Below is a window of Alphaproteobacteria bacterium DNA.
GAGATGGCGGGCTTTACGATTATATAAATATTGAAAGCTCTATGAATGATTTTGGCCAATTTGAATATCTTGGAAAGTTTAATATCATCCTCAATCTTCAAAAAGATACATTTGAACCAATGAGCATTATTGAGTTTATCCAACAAGAAAATATAAAAGGTGCAAATATCCCGTTAGATCAGCCTTTGAGTTTTAAAAGATCTCCTGACAATGACCATCGTTTTTCATATAAAGGATATCATGCTGTTAGCTTTGGTGATTACAATTTACTGCTTGATTATATAAATATGCTTAAACCTGAAATTGATCTCCAGCTTTGGGAAGAAGATGGCGAAATTGATTTCTTAAAAATAAAACGTAGTTTTAAACGCATTTTTGAAGATTTCAAAAATCGTTATAAGGATCAATTTCCTGAAGACTAAACCATCTCGGAACCTGTCCTCTTATGTGGGGGACAGGTCCAGAACCTTTCTACCAATCATTCCTAACCCCCTTCAATTTCTTTTTTCAAGCCAATCAATGACGCATTTTTAATACCCGAATGATTTGAAAATGCCAATTTTTAGATATGAGATTTAGGTGATTTTTAATGCCTAAAATAACGACAGGTATTAGGGGTTTTTGGTTCAAAAAGCGACAAAGGTCATGGGCTAAAAACGGTAGTTTCAGATTATTTGGGTATATAATCTAGGTAATTGCATTATTTTAAAAAAAGAGCTTGCTTTTTGATGCCATTACAGGTAAAAATCACCTCAGAAGCCAATCGATGTCCCCATCGTCTAGTGGCCTAGGACGCCGCCCTTTCAAGGCGATAACACGGGTTCGACTCCCGTTGGGGACGCCATCTCATTTATTCCTCTTTCTATAAAACCTCAATCAGTATAATCTTTAATTATAAGATGCTATTATGGGGAATGTGATGTTTTGTGCTGCTTCCGAACTAAATATATTATTCAAAAAATTAAGTTGCGCACAAATTTTTAGTAAAAAAATATTAATATTTTTGTTCTGTATCGGATTACTTATTGGTAATTTATATGCTGAAAATTTTATTATTCTTCATTCTGAATATGATAGAGATGCATATAATTATAATTTTTCACTTTTTGATACTAAAGATAATTTAAAAATTGGAGAATATAGCACTACTGTTTCGCAGACAGTTAATATGCATCAATATAATAATAAAATTTTTATGAATTTGTCTTTTGATCAAAAGCTTATTGAATTTGATTTAAGTGATTTGTCAAATCCTTCTATAGAGCATCCCATAATGGTGGGCACAAATGACCTTACAATCACACAAGATAAAATTTTTATAGCATCTACAAATTATCATTCAATTTTTGTGTATTCGTTACCTTCAATAGAATTCTTAGGCACAATCAATACGAAATACAATCCACTTGCAATTACATCAAACGACAGCAAGCTTTTTGTAAGCACGAATCAAAAAGACTGCATTGATTTTGTCGAAACTTTTGATGCCAAGACACATTTTGCTACATCCGTTCAGAATCTAACTGATTATAATCCTGAAAATTCTATAATGTCGTCTTTGTGTGCGTTTGATGATTGTTTGTTAATATTAACAAATAAGGGCGAACGGCTCATTGGAACGGCTTTCAAAATATTTGAAACAGTTACATATTGTTTGAATGAAAGACTTTGTTCTTTGAAAAAGCTTGGAAATGATCTTTATGGATTGAGCGACTCAAAAAAAATAATCTATAAAATTAGTAATGGAGAACTTGTGAAGGCTTTTGAATCAGACAGAAAAATAGATGATTTTTGCGTTATTGATTTTGAAATAAAGAAAGATCAAAAAATTGAAACGCAACAATCTGGGATGTGCAACATTTTATAAAAAAAGGGCCCTAAAAACAGGCCCTTCAATTATTTAATTTTAGCTTCTTTAAAAAGAACATGTTGTCTTTTCTTAGGATCGTATTTGCGAAGTTCAAGCTTTCCAGGTTTACGAGCATTTTTTCCTGTAACGTAAAAAAAACCAGTACCTGCAGTGCTTAAAAGCTTCACAGTCACATTATTTGACTTTGCCATAGCATAAAACCTTTAATCTATCTAACGATTAGGCTTAAAAATATGATCGATAATTGGTCGAATGTCAAGAAATGAATTTTTAGTTTGATCAAGTTAACGGATATAAAGAGTTTTTTTGAATATTTTTAACATATTAACAGCCCCCTAGCATCTTAATTCCAAACATTAATTTTTTTTGCTCAATAATAATATTTTTTTTAAACAATTTAAGAATGTACTAGACATAAAAGTTCGTTATATGCTATATTGTAATAATAAAATTTTTATTTTGGTCTGAAGATACAACCTATAAGTGACTTTTAAACAGCATGAATCTTTAAAATAGAGCGAAATTGCTGCTTATAATTTCCAGATAGTAAAAAAAAATATACCTTATCTATAAATAGTAATTCTTAATTAAATGTAGAATTTGTTTGCGGGGCTAATCTGGTTTTTATGCTTAAATCAACGTTTTTAAAAGTAATACCATCCTTATTTAAAGGGTCACAAGATAATACAATCCCTCAATCAAATGAACAATACCAAGAAAAATTGGGTACAATGACTGATCAATCTTCCGTTAAAACTATAAAACACGTAATACATTCTTACAACATTACGCATTTAAGATATAAATTAAGGGTTGCAGATGCAATTTTAGAGCAACATAAAAACAAAAATAATATTGTTTTTTGTGGTCGCAAACGTGATAAAGTTCTTCTTGATCGTTTTTTAGGTAAGTTAGGTTATCAAATTGATGTCATTGATAATTATGGACATGACAATACAAACGAGCAAAATGATATCAAAAAAGTATTAATTGTAAGCGATGGTGTAGACGTTTCCTTTTTAAAAGGAAAAATTGAAAATGTATTACATTTTGATATGCCGCCCAAGCCAAGTGATTATTTAACACGGTTAATGATGATTTTTGGTACATCTGAAGAAGATGCAAAGCCTTGTGAATCTCATTTAATTGCAACGATGCGTGAATTTGCAGCCCTACAGATTCTTCAGCAAAATTATCAATTCGAAATTCAAGAAGTAAAATTAGAAGAATTTTCAAGTCTGAATGCTGATGTTGGTTTTGATCCAAATGCGCATGAAGCTCAATTCTATCAAAATCAACACCATCAAGCACCACATCTTCAGAATCCATTTCATCAAATGCCTTCTTATGAAAATAACATGGCGCCAAATCGTCAATATCCTGATAAACCATACTCCAGAGAGATACCCAGAGATATACCTAGAGATACGCATTCTCAAGATATTCATTCTAGGGATATTCAGCCTACAGAGAGCTTCCCAAGGGATATTTCTCATAAAGACAACCAGTTGAACGACCCTTATTCCAGAAATGCTTTTCCGCGTGTTTTTGAGCCTATTAAAGATGCTGAACAAAAAGGTTTTGAGGAAGAACCACCCGCTTTTTTTAAGAAAAAACCTTAAGACAATTATATAGTATTTTCCATTTAGGTTAATAGAGTTTCATTCGCCTAATGCATTAAAAAATATGTAAATTCCATCATAGTGAGAATGCCCGACTGTTTTTAGCACGCGGGCATCCGCGATAATCAAATTTTGAATGGTGCTGTAAAAAAGAATGGATTACAGTATGTCTTCGACGCTTCTAGTGATAAATCTATTGATTTTAGAATTATTTTCAACATGATGTATTTTTAAGTTATTTTGCTGTGTTGAATATGTGTTGCCAATAATTCTACGGGACAAAAATTGAAATTGTTTTATTTTCTCCTCTCCCCTTGTGGGAGAGGTCGTCGCGTAGCGACGGGTGAGGGGTGTCTAAAGCGTTTGCAAGGAACACATCATTGTGTCGTATGTAATAAGTATGACAAGCAAAACTTGCTCTCGAAAATACCCCTCACCCGCTCCCTTTGGTCGCGACCTCTCCCACAAGGGGAGAGGTAAAAAAGTTCTTACTTTTGAGGTACTTTTCGTAAAAATTTGAGTTCATTTCTTTGGAATGAGTTGTTAGGCGACAGTTAAAAATAAACCTAATGTTATTTTTTGTCCGGTAGATTGGTTGCTCGTAAAATTCATTTATTTATTAAAAGTCATTACTGAGCTATATTTGAATGGAAAAAAAGAGGCTATGCAATGCATAGCCCAAGTTTAGGGAGGAAACGCCCAAGAAAGACAACACTGGCGGGCAAGCCAATGAATGTGTTGCAAGAAAGATTATGTCATAAATTATGACATGTTGCAATACCTAAATGTGTAAAAAATATAAATTTAATAAAATGTTTTTTGAGCACTTTTTGCTTTACGTTTGTTTTCTATACCCAAATGATTTGGAAATGTCGATTTTTAGGTATGAAATTTGAGGCGATTTTTGATGCTAAAAATGACGACAGGTAATAAGTTTACCTTAGGAATTTTTGGTTCAAAAAGCGACCAAAGGTCATAGACTAAAAACGGTAGTTTCAGATTATTTGGGTATATGATAAACCATGCAAAATTTTCCTAGTCATTATTGATTTTTGGGGTAATATGTTTAGTATAAACATAAGAAATAAAGTGAGGGATGTAACGTGTCAGATGCAGCAGCAGCCAAAAAAACCGAAATAAGCACTGAAGCGACTGAAACAGTAGCGACTGAAACACCCAAAAAAAGTAAATTACCTCTTATTCTTATGATTGTTTTGCCCATTTTAACGCTTGGTATTGGTGGGGGCATTGCTTATGTTATGGGTTTTTTAA
It encodes the following:
- the rpmG gene encoding 50S ribosomal protein L33; the protein is MAKSNNVTVKLLSTAGTGFFYVTGKNARKPGKLELRKYDPKKRQHVLFKEAKIK